The Muntiacus reevesi chromosome 5, mMunRee1.1, whole genome shotgun sequence genome segment TTTGTAATGACTATTAAATGCTTAAAGTCctaattccttttttcttttttggctataATTTGTTAAATGTCCAATAATAGTCTTATGTGAAGGATCAGGGAGAAGTTTCTCTCCACTCTAATTTAACACACAGCCCCTTCTAAGACAGGGTGTATGACTTGACAAGGAAAACAGGTGACCCTCTGGGCAAGGCCGTGGCTACTGGGAAAGCAGTGGGAACGGGACAGGACAGGGCACACAAGACCTTCAGGAAGTGGGCGTCAGCTGCTCTGAAGGACGCAGCAAATGCTAGAAAGGAGGAGGTCAAACTCAAATTCCATTAAAGGCAGTCCTCAGGCTCTTACAAACCAGCCCTATGTGGCAAGTACGGTCTGTAACAAATTTCTTTACTAGGTTTTCAACACAGTGCTTCACAATCGTTCAGATctttaaatgacaaaaatgacACAGTCTGTAGGTGGAAGAGGTGGTGATgaagctggggagggggagaaaagatggtgatttgttttcttcttatttttttaatgtggtgggGGGGGCggcttgtagcttttttttttttttttttggttactgaaaaaaaaaaaaatagaacagtcCACTGTCCAGCAGAGGCTGCGTCAACTCTATTGCTCCCGGGGCTCATTCTGCATGGACCTGCGTTTCAGGAGGCTGCAAGGCCAGCTCTGTGGGCAGGAAGGCGCCCTGCCCCAGAGCTGTGGCGTATGTcctgctctgggggtgggggaagccgGGGGGCAGGTACGGGCCCATTGCTGCTGCTCCGAAGCCCCCTCGCTGGTGCTGGGGCGGGGAGTGGTAGCCCTCCAGGTTATCGTACTGGGGCCCGGCAGTCCCCCGGCCCGGGCGCTTGCCGTGGGTGTGGTAGTGGTACAGCACGCCGGGGTCCCTGTCCGCGCTCTGAGGGTGGTGCAGTTTGAGGCTGTGGCTCCTCTCGGGCTTAGGCGGCGGGAGCGCGGACTGCGACAGGTGCTCCTCCTCCTTGTAGCAGTCTCTGGGGTGCTTCTCTGCGGCCGGGGGCTGCCGGGCCCGGGGCCGCTCCAGCTCCTTGGGGAGCCGCACCTCTTTGTGGCTCGGTCTTAAAGACTCCGGCCCTGACGGTACGTATTTCCCTCCAGAGTTAAGGTAGCTGACCGGCTCGGCAGGGTCTGGAAGCCCTTTGGGCCCGTAGTCTAGCGGGCCGGCTCCCTGGGGGAAAGGGGGTCCGTTCTTCGGGTCGCACAGCTGCCTATGGCTTGCTTCCTGATGCGGCCTGTGCTCGGGGAGGCTGCAGCCCGCGTCGTGCAGCTTTCGGTTCCTGACGCTGCTCTGCTTCTGGGGGAGGCACGGCTTCTCCGGCTGCCCGTTGCCGTATCCGCCCTGGTGGTGGGGCGCTCGCTCCAGCTCTGGCTCCGCGTGCTTCCGGTAGAAGCGGTCCTCCCCCTCTGGGCTCAGGGCCTTGGCCGGGTGCCGCCCCTCCTTGCCCTCGGCCACCGAGAGgagtccagttttcccaggatccGACTTGCTGCGCAGGTGGATGACATAGATGCCGCCCAGGTCGTCCGGCGCGCCGGCCGGGCTCATGTTGTCGTACTGGGACACCACGGGCCCCTTGGCCTTCTGCCGCGCGCGGCTCTCCCTGCGGATGGACTGTAGGCGGTACTTCTCCAGGTCCTCCAGGTCCCACGAGGCGTACGCGTGCTTCGCGTCGGCCACCGGGGGCATATGGACCACGCTGTGGTCATTGGGCGGGAAGTAGCTGGCCACGCTGGGCCGGGGGCGCACGGCCGCCCCCCCGGCTAACGCGTACACACTCTTGCCCTGCAGCCGCGGGGCGAGGAAGGCCAGGTCACGGCCGGGCAGGCGGTGCAGGGGCCGCAGCTGCACCGTGCCGTAGGCATCCACGTCGCACAGGGCGCCGTCAGGGCTGTAGTAGGAACCGGCCGAGCTGGCGTAGGGGCTGTAGCGGTAGTGCACCCGGCCGTTCTCGAAGTAAGGCTGCAGCTGAGTGACGTGGTAGTCCGAGCGGGCCTGGGACGACTGATATGGCTTATACTGGTACAGGGGTCGTGGGCAGTAGGCGGGCTCCTCATCTGGGGGCACCTCAGTCCGGGAGATGGGGACAGAGCGGATCATGGAGGACGGAGGCGCGTGCAGAGACTGCACCCGGCGGATGGTGGGGTACGGTGGCATGTCTTCGGGGTAGCAGCCACCCCTGACGGACGAGCTCAGCGAGGACACATACTCGGCCCGGTTGCACGGCTTCGGGTGGTGTCCAGACACGCTTCTCCCGGGGGCCACGTACGTGTTGTACCGGGGACCCATGGATGCTGGTGGCTCCGACCTGGACGCGTACACCGGGTGCGGCTCCACTTTCCCGTGATGTGGTGGCACGCTCTGGGGGCGGAACTGGCAGTTTGGGGTCATACTGAAATGCAGACAGTTTTCCGGACCGAAGGGCTCCGTGGTGAGGTCGGGCCTGGCGAACGTGGGGTAAGCAGTCTTCAGAGAGGCGTGCTTGGCTTGTGGGACGGGGAGGGGCAAAGGCAAGGCCTCTTCCGCGGAGGCAGCGGCAACGAAGGAGTGGTACGCGGCGCTGCCCGCCCCGTCCGCGCTGCCCGAGTGGAGGGCCGCAGCCAGTCTGCTCTCCATGGTCCTGGTGGGGGGCGCCGGGGTGGGGAAGCCACAGGAGGCGTGCGCGGGCACAGACTCAGCGCGCAGGTGCAGCGCGGGTGCCCTGGCGCCTTCCCGCACCTTTTCAGGAAGGACGGGCTGGGGAGCTGGAGCGGAGGCTGGGCACTGCGCAGCGGCCCCGCCATCCCCAACCAGGACAGGTGCAGGGTCACCCAGGCCCCTGAGTTCAGGTGGCCTCTCTGGAGCCGGAACTGCTCCTTGAACCTGTTGAAAGATGATAGTACTGTGAGTGTTTTTTTATGCTTCCCTCTACGGAATCAAACATTACTGAATTCATAACTCACAAGCTGAGGCCATGTGGGCAGCAGCTGGAAATTTCCCAAGCTGTGCAGAGGTGCTGGACAGGGCAGAGGCCTACCTGTCCCTACAGTCAGGAAAAGAAGGCAGGCCTGTGTGGCCACCTGGTGAGGCAGCCAGCCCATCTTTGGAGAGCTGTTCTCATTTAGGATGGGTTTTCAAGAGATGGGGTGGACCATGACAGATCTGATTTGCTTAAAAGACCACTAGGCTTGAAAACACATACCCGGTCTATCTGTGCAGCTCAGTCTCAACACCAAGAACATTCTGTGAAACAAGCAGTGCTGGTTCTACCTGAAGAGTGTTCTGAAGTGACACCCACCCCCGCAGTGGGCAGTTTTCAGCCCCCAGGCCAGGGAGGGACAGGCAGGGACATGTCCAGGTGGCATTCAACACAGCCCCCGCCTCTCCCTCCCGCTCCAGTGGGTCTGTGGCAGCAGAGGACAAACATGGTTCTCACTGCAAGGCTGCAGACACGCTGCCCTTGAGAAACAAGTGGCTGGAAATAGCATCTTCCATAGAGGACTAGATAGTGAAGTCCTTTTAGTCCAAGGCAACGACAAAAAACTTCACAGTCTCCATATAACATTCTCACATCAAAACAGGTGCTTGACTATTCAACAATCTGCTGGCTAatgctgaaaaaacaaaaagttctaAGACACTGTCATCTCTGATATTTCTAGAAAGTTGGTAAGGCATAAAGTCTTCCAAATGTCCTGAGACTACAGCACTTTGGTCGTGCAGACATGAAAAACTGGCAGAGGTGGTTGGACAACTTGCCCAGAGTCGCACTGAGTCAGTGAGGGAGCCAGGAAAACCCCACAACTCTGACAGCCAAGGGCCAGTTGGACTCGTGCGCTCACAATCTCTTTGTAAAAGGAGGGTATAGTTAAACCACAGCCACGGAGAAGCTGCTTCTTTTTCAGAGAAAAGCCAGCATCAAGGTAAAGGCAGATCCCTATCTCAACCAGGAAGTGTTTCATGGAAATCTGCCATAGGACTTAAAAAGAGATGTCAGATCTCACTCGAGGTAACGGCACACCCTGATGGAAAGTGGCACACCTTTGAAAAAAACACTGCATGCCACTGACCCGCCCCACTTCTTACCTTGTGGGGATTGGTTAGTCCTATACTGGCTGTGGTCTGTACCTGCCCCAGGACCGGGGGCTGCTCTGCGGGTCTCTGGGAAGGAGGTAGGGGTAGGGGACGGCTGGCTCGTTGAGCACGCTGAAGGGTGGCGGTTACATACTCCACTGCGCTGGGCTGTTCCGCCACCTCCCAGCTGGCTTCGCTGGCGCTCGCTATGGCCGCTGCTGGAGCATGCGTCACGTACGCCAGGGGGGCTGTGCTGGTGTTCTCTTCGGGGGACCCGGAAGGAGGGCAGATTTTGTCCCTAGGCAAATGAGAAGGGGCGGGACTTCTGTCTGCAAGTTCTGAAGGGTGATGGGGCTTATCCACGCTTGCACCAAGGTAAGAAGGAGGCTCATCGCCACTGTAGAAATGGAGCTGATCGTGTTCCACAAAGGAGACGGTGGGCCCACTGGTCTTCACAGACTGGTCTTCAGGGAAAGTGATGAGATCATCAGACTTTGAGTCTGTCAAGGGAACAGAAGTGACTCTGGCCTTCTCTGGGTCCCCAGATAGACAGATTCGATGTGGCTGATCGCCTGGTAGGTCTGCCGGGGGGGACTGCCCCGTGGAGTCCGTGGCGCTGGAATGGGTATAGTCCCTGGCAGCTGCTGTGTCTGGCACTGGCTGGTCACCGTGCCCAGGGCCCTTGTTCTGGAGGTGGGGCTGCTCTGCTGGCCTGTCGGTTTGGAAATAGGCTTTCTCGAGAGTAACGCTAGAGTAGGGAGCAGGTGGTCTGTCCTCGGCTGTGGCCACCGCTACATCCCCGCAGTGTGCACAGGCAGCCGGGCACGTGCCTGGCCTCTTCAGTGACTGGGTGGAGGCCTGCTGTGCAGACTCTGCTAACGCCAGTGCCAGCAGGCGTGCCACATTTTTCGGAGGCGGTGGCGGTGGGATAAGAGAGACTGAGCTTACAGGAACGGAATCCTGAGGGGGGTCATGTGTGTCTGCTCCTGGGGGaaaattgggaaaaaagaaagtgaaaaggtagCTTGTGTTATCCTACATGGAAAGCCAAACATTCCCCCATTTGATCACTAAAAAAACAAGTGCCTTCCGTATTTCAAAATGGCCATCCGCAATCTTCTATCCCACATGCAAACACTGCAGAAAACACATCTGGTTCAGAAGGAAAACTAAACCAGAGAGTGTTTAAGACTGCAATCTCCTCTGGGTTGCTACAGAGATGCGTGAGGCGGAGAGCCGGTCCCTCATCCGGCTCAGAAAAGATTGCTTAGCAAACAAGCTTCAAGTGTTTGCAGAATGTTATTAAGAATACTTTTTACATTTGATGGTGTAGGCTGGCTAGTTAACGTGTAAGGCTATAATACTGATAATTTTATCAGAAGAGAAATCAGAATCAAGAGCTATGAAGCTGTGCAAAAATCATCCAGGAATTCTGATTGGACAAGAGGACTTTATCAAGACCTGAAGTAGGACCGCTGGCCCTTTGGGGGATGTTTTGGCTGACTTTAATTTAGGGCTTTGAGCCATCAGCACCACCTAGAAAAAAACATTCTCTTTGATAAAAGGCTAGCTGTGGAGTAAATTTCTCTCCTAAAAGGCACAGTTGGTGGAAGTTCCCACTTAGCTTAAAGCAAGAATGGAGGAAAACAAATGGTACCTGTCTGAGTCTGTCCAGAAGGTACAGCCTTACTCTGACTGCTTGAGGcaggctcctccttccctggTGAGTCTACGTCTGCGGCAGCCCCCTGGtccgggggctgggcttcacactCACACCCTTCCTGGGCCTCTCTCtcgtttgcttttctctttactACCTGGGTGGGGGATCTATTTATGACATCACTTTCTTCACCACTTTTGTTCCAGGCTACAGAAGGTGCATTTTGAGCTGCCGTGTTTGCGACGGGGCCGATGACTTCTGAAACCCGGGCAGGAAGAGTCACTGAAATGGGCTCAGATATGTTCAGAGAGGGTGATTTGTTTATCTTCCGTCCAATCTTTGGAGAGAAAGCATAGACGACCTTTTCGGTGAACGAGGATGGCTTCAATGCTTTCTCTTCAGTTGGGCTCAAGTCCAGGGTGAAGAATGGACTCAGCTTCTCCTgaagaggagacacaggttcagaaCTTGCAGTGCTTCCTGGAGTTTGTGACTGGCTACCACCTGTTTCCGTATCCTTCTTACTGGTACTCTGTTTATCCTTGGAGTAGCCCAAGGAGTCTAAGAAGGAAGCCCCGCTCTCCAGACATTCTGATTCGGCCTTAGGAGGACTGCACTGAAATGACATCGGATCAAAATCCAGGCTGGCTACTCCGATGTCTGGTGGGCTCAAGTCAACATCCTCAGCTAAGTGTGGAGACACAAGAGCCGGAATGTGCAGCAGCCCGACTTCCTCCTCGCTTCCGTTGTGGGGCAGGTTGTCGTAGGAGTTGCAGCGGTTCCCCAGCATCTCGCCGTTAAAAGAGGCGCTCAGGGCATCACTGCTAGATCTGGGTCTTCTGGGTCGGAACAGCTTGGAGTCACCTGGCAAAAATGGATAGCAGTGTCAGAATATGAATGTCCCAGGACACACGGTGCCCTATGAGTCAACTACTTAGTACAGCAGAAATGTATTACATACAGTAAGGAAATGCAACCGTCTCTTGGGGCGCACAGATGGAACCCCCAAAGCAACCATTCAATAACAGACTCACTCGATACCATTGGAGGCAGGATGCATTGGATGGTTTCCATAGGAAAAAGGACTCAGAACTCTTAGATTCTATTGTTGAAACATGGACtcttgtgactttgggcaagtttttcatttctttttgtcttgttttatcaCTGACTTCACACATGACTTGTGAGGTACAACTACTCACTTTAAATGGTACTTTGGATAGGCAACAGaaggagggctttttttttttttttttgctttattcttttgtttttgtggaGAAATATCCTCATACCCACATTTCTACAAAATTGAACTTCTcaaaaaaagtatttatatttagtaaagtataattttatatttagtaatGTATCCctttcagatatttaaaaataattttatttttttcttcaacaagAACAGGCTTTAAGCTTGTCAGGCAGAGGCCTTAAGAGTGGTAATAATATTACCTTATTTTATGATATTGCTAAACATCCAACTGGTAAGAGAAGTCCTCTGTCTCAATCTCATTATTCTGTCACAGTGATGACCCATAGTGATGAAGTACCATAAAGAGACATTGTCTTAACACAAATACATCCACTAATGTGTTGACCACTTATAAAATTAATCCCtactcaaattttattttcacatcacTACAAGCACTAAGCCCACTATTTTTCAGAACCACTCTCAACTGCAGTGAAATGGAAAATCCCAGAAAATCAGGACGATGGCAGACACCCGACTGACATGAAAGGCAGGGATTTGTTGAATCCCAAGTAGAGCGATGGGTCAATAGGACCTGGCAGTTAGAAGTTATAAATGAGGATGAGAAAGTTGACCGGGATGAGGACACCTCCGGGAAGCTTCAGAAGAGCACAATTTGAAAACCAACAGATTAAGAAAAGTCTGCAGGAAATCAATGCAGCTCTCGATCACTTCTGCAACAAAGCCTTCTTCCCATCCTCCCACACAATCCAGTCTTGATGTGGGGGAAGTCCTATCTGCTGCTACCTGGTTTTGTCAAAGAAGTTCTGCCTCCTTCCAGGTCACCACTGATGTAACCTTTGTTCATTCTGGAAGTTAGTACAGAACTGCAACTGTAACCGAACTTACGCTAAATGGAAgcttaaaaagttattttcaacatttttagtTTTGTCCAAGTTGCAGTCAAATCCTTTTGTACTATTAACCATAACATGTTGGTCCCTATTTTAAGCAGATTCACTTTCAGTAGCCTTCTCCTGGTAGAAAATCCTCCTCAGATAATGAGGGCTATCTCTAACCAGTGATATATGAGATTTAAGGTCACGTTAAATTTGCAAGACAAAAGGTCACTGGTCTGAACATCAATACTGCTTAATTTTATACTCTGTGACAAGCACTGTACtctcattttgaaatataaagaaaactgaatcacAATCATGTCAAAAGTGAAGAAATTAAGGACTAgtacccagtcgtgtctgactctttgcgaccccgtggactgtagcctaccaggctcctccgtccatgggatggattctccaagcaaaaatactggagtgggttgccatttccttcttcaggggatcttcccaacccagggatcaaacccaggtctcgcgcattggaggcagacgctttaacctctgagccaccagggaagccaccaagcATCAATGGACATACTAAGTAGATACTAGtgttttgaggcttccctggtgactcagaggttaagaaCCTGTCTGCTAATACAGGAcacatgagttcgatccttgggtcaggaagatcctctggagaaggaaatgaaaacccactccagtattcttgcctgggaaagcccatggacagaggagcctgatggactacagtccatggggttgcaaagagttggacatgacttagtggctaaacaacaacagtagtaTTTTTAGGAAATTATAATCTACAGCCTATTTATTAAGCAGTATATCTCTTTATGAAATACATTCTAGAATAAAACAACTGATGCTTTAGTCTTACCATCGACTGCATGGAGAGAAGTAAGAGACTCTTCACTTTTAGCTGAGCGGAGGGTCCCTTCTGCCCTGCCACCTGAAGAATCAAAACCAAACAGTGTGATGTTTTATCCACTCTTACATATGTAGTGAAAGGGGACAGTGTTTTTCTGTACATGTACTTAAACTTTCAAGAATGATTAGATGTTTACAACTGTATtcaattttgcattttatataatgTGTTGTACTCTTCTCAAGTGGTTTCCTATGTGAAAAAATCTCTTTtctaaaagaataataaacttCAGAATAGAGATGAATTTTTAAACTTGCTTTTATGTTTCCTGAAGACTGGTATATCTTGAGATGATCTCATACTGAATTTAGAGtgagccctaaatccaatgactggtaTCCTTTTAACAAGAGAAGctgcagagagacagaggagaagccatgtgaagacacaggcagagactggagtggtgCCACCACGGCCAGGAACACAGGTGTCCCCAAAGCTGCGAGAGGCCAGGAAGGATTCTCTGGATCCTTCAGAGGGAccatggccctgctgacacctggatttcagtttttagcctccagaactgtgaggaaataaattcctgttgtttttaGCCAGTCTGTCTCAGATGGTGACAATTTGCTATAGTAGCCCTAGGAAACTTAACAGAGGTCGTTTAATTAATTACAAGTGTTGGATTTATTTGTGAAATATCCTCATCCTCTTTCAATCTCTGAGCAGAGCTCAACGCTGCTGACATTTCCCTATAAAGCCCTTCCTTCGtgatactcactggaaggactgatgataaagctgaagctccagtactttggccacctgacgtgaggagccgactcattagaaaagaccctgatgctgggaaagactgagagcaggaggagaaggggatcacagaggatgggatggtcggatggtattaccgactcaatggacatgagtttgagcaagctctgggagttggggaaggacagggaagcctggcatgctgcagtccacgccagcacgcagtccacggggtcgctaagagtcgaatATGACTCAGCGACTGCACAACAACCACCGTGTCTTTTGTCCCTGCCGAGGGACCATTTCTTCTCACTCTCCTTCGTGACAGCTCTGCCTCCTCCACCCTCTAAACACTGCTGTTCTCCAGGATTCAGCCTCCAACCTGCTTCTCTCACTCAGCAGGCTTTCCCTTGGCCATAAAAAAAATATCCCTAGGGTTTTCACCCTTGGTTTGCTGATGAGTTTCAAATCTGTATTTCTAGTCAGATTAAACCCCTTTATTGGATTCCCGGTCCCCAATACTAATCACTTTTAGGGCAGCTCCAATTCACTGCGTCcaaaattaacacattatttttcttcccaaacCTAC includes the following:
- the ARHGAP32 gene encoding rho GTPase-activating protein 32 isoform X5; protein product: MKSRPTKQKLKQRGILKERVFGCDLGEHLLNSGFEVPQVLQSCTAFIERYGIVDGIYRLSGVASNIQRLRHEFDSEHVPDLTKEPYVQDIHSVGSLCKLYFRELPNPLLTYQLYEKFSDAVSAATDEERLIKIHDVIQQLPPPHYRTLEFLMRHLSLLADYCSITNMHAKNLAIVWAPNLLRSKQIESACFSGTAAFMEVRIQSVVVEFILNHVDVLFSGKINAVIQEGAASLSRPKSLLVSSPSTKLLTLEEAQARTQAQVNSPIVTENKYIEVGEGPAALQGKFHTIIEFPLERRRPQNKMKKSPVGSWRSFFNLGKSSSVSKRKLQRNESEPSEIKAMALKGGRAEGTLRSAKSEESLTSLHAVDGDSKLFRPRRPRSSSDALSASFNGEMLGNRCNSYDNLPHNGSEEEVGLLHIPALVSPHLAEDVDLSPPDIGVASLDFDPMSFQCSPPKAESECLESGASFLDSLGYSKDKQSTSKKDTETGGSQSQTPGSTASSEPVSPLQEKLSPFFTLDLSPTEEKALKPSSFTEKVVYAFSPKIGRKINKSPSLNISEPISVTLPARVSEVIGPVANTAAQNAPSVAWNKSGEESDVINRSPTQVVKRKANEREAQEGCECEAQPPDQGAAADVDSPGKEEPASSSQSKAVPSGQTQTGADTHDPPQDSVPVSSVSLIPPPPPPKNVARLLALALAESAQQASTQSLKRPGTCPAACAHCGDVAVATAEDRPPAPYSSVTLEKAYFQTDRPAEQPHLQNKGPGHGDQPVPDTAAARDYTHSSATDSTGQSPPADLPGDQPHRICLSGDPEKARVTSVPLTDSKSDDLITFPEDQSVKTSGPTVSFVEHDQLHFYSGDEPPSYLGASVDKPHHPSELADRSPAPSHLPRDKICPPSGSPEENTSTAPLAYVTHAPAAAIASASEASWEVAEQPSAVEYVTATLQRAQRASRPLPLPPSQRPAEQPPVLGQVQTTASIGLTNPHKVQGAVPAPERPPELRGLGDPAPVLVGDGGAAAQCPASAPAPQPVLPEKVREGARAPALHLRAESVPAHASCGFPTPAPPTRTMESRLAAALHSGSADGAGSAAYHSFVAAASAEEALPLPLPVPQAKHASLKTAYPTFARPDLTTEPFGPENCLHFSMTPNCQFRPQSVPPHHGKVEPHPVYASRSEPPASMGPRYNTYVAPGRSVSGHHPKPCNRAEYVSSLSSSVRGGCYPEDMPPYPTIRRVQSLHAPPSSMIRSVPISRTEVPPDEEPAYCPRPLYQYKPYQSSQARSDYHVTQLQPYFENGRVHYRYSPYASSAGSYYSPDGALCDVDAYGTVQLRPLHRLPGRDLAFLAPRLQGKSVYALAGGAAVRPRPSVASYFPPNDHSVVHMPPVADAKHAYASWDLEDLEKYRLQSIRRESRARQKAKGPVVSQYDNMSPAGAPDDLGGIYVIHLRSKSDPGKTGLLSVAEGKEGRHPAKALSPEGEDRFYRKHAEPELERAPHHQGGYGNGQPEKPCLPQKQSSVRNRKLHDAGCSLPEHRPHQEASHRQLCDPKNGPPFPQGAGPLDYGPKGLPDPAEPVSYLNSGGKYVPSGPESLRPSHKEVRLPKELERPRARQPPAAEKHPRDCYKEEEHLSQSALPPPKPERSHSLKLHHPQSADRDPGVLYHYHTHGKRPGRGTAGPQYDNLEGYHSPPQHQRGGFGAAAMGPYLPPGFPHPQSRTYATALGQGAFLPTELALQPPETQVHAE